In Alicyclobacillus macrosporangiidus CPP55, a single window of DNA contains:
- the zwf gene encoding glucose-6-phosphate dehydrogenase — protein MSVDLQAPVLDPDGQAPAHTLFLFGATGDLAQRKLLPALHSLFVDKRLPERFCVIGVARADLTDDTFRSFVREAVLRFGRNADAGEDWPAFLRHFHYVQADARRPEDFARLRARAEALESEHGLPGHRLFYLALAPDFFAPTARALGGSGLTATAGWRRLVIEKPFGHDQKSAAALNDALREVFEEDEIYRIDHYLGKEMVQNIEVLRFANSVFEPLWNNRAIANVQITSSETVGVENRAGYYEAAGALRDMVQNHMLQMVMMVAMEPPSRLKMEAIRDEKVKVLRSLRRYSPEEAVHHVVRGQYTAGRIQGQDVHGYRQEPGVSAGSITETFVAARLYIDNFRWAGVPFYLRTGKRMAAKATEIVIQFRDMPKDLYFNTGGRLGPNLLVIRVNPQEGVYIQLNAKHPGTDERIVPIAMEFSQAPDRSPEAYERLLWDAMQGDSTFFTRWDEVSLAWKFVDPIAAAFTREDTPLHLYPAGSWGPTASDRLLAEDGFRWWPVQGQDTPVDEVEPEHHPARPVGV, from the coding sequence ATGTCCGTTGACCTTCAGGCGCCGGTGCTTGACCCGGACGGTCAGGCACCTGCGCATACGCTGTTTTTGTTCGGTGCGACGGGCGATCTCGCCCAGCGCAAACTCCTGCCCGCCCTGCACAGCCTGTTTGTGGACAAGCGTCTGCCGGAACGGTTCTGCGTGATCGGCGTGGCGCGCGCGGATCTCACGGACGACACCTTTCGGTCCTTCGTGCGGGAGGCCGTGCTGCGCTTTGGCCGCAACGCCGACGCCGGAGAGGACTGGCCGGCCTTCCTGCGCCACTTCCACTACGTCCAGGCGGACGCGCGCCGTCCGGAGGATTTCGCGCGGCTGCGCGCGCGGGCCGAAGCCCTGGAATCCGAGCACGGCTTGCCCGGACACCGCCTGTTCTATCTGGCGCTGGCGCCGGACTTTTTCGCCCCCACGGCACGAGCCCTCGGCGGGAGCGGCCTGACCGCAACCGCAGGCTGGCGGCGCCTGGTCATTGAGAAGCCCTTCGGGCACGATCAGAAGTCCGCCGCCGCCCTCAACGACGCCCTGCGGGAGGTCTTCGAGGAGGACGAGATCTACCGGATCGATCACTACCTCGGCAAGGAGATGGTCCAGAACATCGAAGTGCTGCGCTTCGCCAACTCGGTGTTCGAACCCCTCTGGAACAACCGGGCCATCGCCAACGTCCAGATCACCTCGAGCGAGACAGTCGGCGTCGAGAACCGCGCCGGGTACTACGAGGCCGCCGGCGCCCTGCGGGACATGGTCCAGAACCACATGCTCCAGATGGTGATGATGGTGGCCATGGAGCCTCCGAGCCGCCTCAAGATGGAGGCCATTCGCGACGAGAAGGTCAAGGTCCTGCGCTCCCTGCGCCGCTACAGCCCGGAGGAGGCGGTGCACCACGTGGTGCGCGGCCAGTACACGGCTGGCCGAATCCAAGGCCAGGACGTTCACGGCTACCGCCAGGAGCCCGGGGTGTCGGCGGGATCGATCACGGAGACATTCGTCGCCGCGCGCCTGTACATCGACAACTTCCGCTGGGCCGGGGTGCCCTTCTACCTGCGCACCGGCAAGCGGATGGCGGCCAAGGCGACGGAGATCGTCATCCAGTTCCGGGACATGCCGAAGGACCTTTACTTCAACACGGGCGGCCGTCTCGGCCCCAATCTCCTGGTCATCCGCGTCAATCCGCAGGAGGGCGTGTACATTCAATTGAACGCCAAGCATCCGGGGACGGACGAGCGCATCGTCCCCATCGCCATGGAGTTCAGCCAGGCGCCGGACCGTTCACCGGAGGCCTACGAACGGCTCCTGTGGGACGCCATGCAGGGGGATTCGACGTTCTTCACCCGTTGGGACGAGGTCTCGCTGGCGTGGAAATTTGTCGATCCCATCGCCGCCGCGTTCACCCGCGAGGACACGCCGCTGCACCTGTATCCGGCAGGCTCCTGGGGCCCGACGGCCAGCGACCGCCTGCTGGCGGAGGACGGCTTTCGCTGGTGGCCGGTGCAGGGCCAGGACACGCCGGTAGACGAAGTGGAGCCAGAGCATCATCCGGCGCGCCCGGTGGGCGTCTGA
- a CDS encoding phosphodiester glycosidase family protein, which translates to MHSRTTMPQGAALPSRRLRRREAKRQRRRVWRNRILVATAAMMASAAGLVGVGFGTPWGNDARLVLAETIISTRHAYLARYITTDAEYRKLMNQLNPVVVNSQKPDLVQVQPISQAVNRPVVEIQPVSGDGYTGYVMLVHNPRLVRLVPARVVADKGEYVTDMLRRTGAVAGTNASGFEDPKGEGWGGVPVGLEYVGGKVLNPPQPGWTTVGFTKDGVLVMGDYTVTQLRKLGVRDAMQFHPELVVDGKPMITEGDGGWGYAPRTAIGQAKDGTVIFVVINGRFHGGAGMGASQRQVMDLMLQYGAVNACAMDGGSSSVLAYNGKVVNAPSTLDPNGQRHLPDAWLVFPTEASADLAQASAGAGVSD; encoded by the coding sequence GTGCACTCACGGACGACCATGCCGCAGGGTGCGGCACTGCCCTCCCGCCGGCTGCGCAGACGGGAGGCGAAGCGCCAGCGGCGGCGGGTGTGGCGCAACCGCATATTGGTGGCGACCGCCGCGATGATGGCGTCGGCGGCCGGATTGGTGGGGGTGGGCTTTGGCACGCCGTGGGGCAACGACGCCCGACTGGTGTTGGCGGAGACCATCATCTCCACCCGGCACGCGTACCTGGCCCGTTACATCACGACGGACGCGGAGTACCGCAAGCTGATGAATCAGCTCAACCCGGTGGTGGTCAACAGCCAGAAGCCGGATCTGGTCCAGGTTCAGCCGATCAGCCAGGCGGTGAACCGGCCGGTGGTGGAGATTCAGCCGGTGAGCGGCGACGGCTACACAGGTTACGTAATGCTGGTGCACAATCCCCGCTTGGTGCGGCTGGTGCCCGCCCGCGTGGTCGCGGACAAAGGGGAGTACGTGACCGACATGCTGCGGCGCACCGGAGCGGTGGCCGGGACCAACGCCAGCGGGTTCGAGGATCCCAAGGGCGAGGGATGGGGGGGTGTCCCCGTCGGTTTGGAGTACGTCGGCGGAAAGGTCCTGAATCCGCCCCAACCGGGCTGGACCACGGTGGGCTTCACCAAGGACGGCGTCCTCGTGATGGGCGACTACACCGTCACACAGCTCAGGAAGCTCGGCGTGCGCGACGCCATGCAATTCCACCCGGAGCTGGTGGTTGACGGAAAACCGATGATCACCGAGGGGGATGGCGGCTGGGGCTACGCGCCGCGCACAGCCATCGGCCAGGCGAAGGACGGCACAGTCATCTTCGTCGTCATCAACGGCCGCTTTCATGGCGGCGCCGGCATGGGCGCAAGCCAGCGCCAGGTCATGGACCTGATGCTGCAGTACGGTGCGGTCAACGCGTGCGCCATGGACGGGGGATCGTCCAGCGTGCTTGCCTACAACGGCAAGGTGGTCAATGCTCCTTCGACGCTCGATCCGAACGGACAACGCCACCTCCCGGACGCGTGGCTGGTCTTCCCGACGGAGGCGTCGGCCGACTTGGCTCAGGCGTCCGCAGGAGCGGGAGTTTCCGATTAA
- a CDS encoding sulfurtransferase, producing MLITVEALRSRLGEAGLVVFDCRFVLGQPHAGREAYLDVHIPGAFYLDLEQDLSGPRQAHGGRHPLPDPAELADKLGAAGVTEGVQVVVYDAGGGMAQRAWWLIRYLGLDSVSVLDGGFPAWQAAGLPVTAELPQPRPAQFPLRVRREWVVPVEEVRAVSAGHKPGLLVDARARARFRGDAEPIDPVAGHIPGARNAPWEEGVAPDGRWKGPEAQRDRFRFVQDPRQVIAYCGSGVTACANLFAMALAGLDGARLYPGSWSDWISYPEHPVATGDA from the coding sequence TTGTTGATCACGGTGGAAGCGTTGAGGTCGCGCCTCGGCGAGGCTGGGCTCGTGGTGTTCGATTGCCGGTTTGTGCTTGGACAACCGCATGCGGGCCGGGAAGCGTACCTGGACGTACACATCCCGGGGGCCTTTTATCTGGATCTGGAGCAGGACCTGTCCGGTCCGCGCCAGGCGCACGGCGGCCGGCATCCCCTGCCGGACCCGGCGGAACTCGCGGACAAACTGGGGGCCGCGGGGGTGACGGAAGGCGTCCAGGTGGTGGTCTATGACGCGGGCGGCGGGATGGCCCAGCGCGCCTGGTGGCTGATTCGTTACCTCGGATTGGACTCGGTGTCCGTCCTCGACGGCGGATTTCCAGCGTGGCAGGCGGCAGGCCTGCCCGTGACGGCGGAGCTTCCGCAGCCGCGTCCGGCCCAGTTTCCGCTTCGTGTGCGCCGGGAGTGGGTGGTGCCGGTGGAAGAGGTCCGCGCGGTATCGGCCGGCCACAAGCCTGGCCTCCTCGTCGACGCGCGCGCCCGGGCCCGCTTTCGGGGCGACGCGGAGCCCATCGATCCGGTGGCCGGCCACATCCCGGGCGCCCGAAACGCCCCTTGGGAAGAAGGGGTGGCCCCCGACGGGCGGTGGAAGGGGCCGGAGGCGCAGCGGGATCGATTCCGGTTCGTGCAGGATCCACGCCAGGTCATCGCCTACTGCGGGTCCGGGGTGACGGCGTGCGCGAATCTGTTCGCAATGGCACTGGCGGGGCTCGACGGCGCGCGGCTTTACCCCGGCAGTTGGAGCGATTGGATCTCGTATCCCGAGCATCCGGTGGCCACCGGCGATGCCTGA